One stretch of Paenibacillus sp. FSL R5-0341 DNA includes these proteins:
- a CDS encoding glycoside hydrolase 43 family protein gives MYPNPIIWADYPDLDVIRVEDTYYMVSTTMHMMPGCVILRSYDLIHWEVATYVYDRLDDTPAQRLENGQHIYSKGMWAASLRYHQGMFYVIFVANDTRKTYLYTSTSILGVWKKQIVEGFYHDCSLFFDDDERIYLVYGNTEIYLTELSADLSGPKPGGLHRLIVKDEQPYHLGYEGAHFYKINGKYMVFLIHITKASGRRTQAFYMADSLEGVFTGGEVFNDDMGYFNSGIAQGGIVDTSDGDWYAMLFQDHGAVGRIPVLVPLHFDQNTPVFASKAPKQIDIPSTRPEHRYNPLVGSDRFNYEAEEDGSVRLRDFWQWNHTPHDELWSVSEKPGVYRVRTGQISPNLTFAVNTLTQRSMGPACEATVTLDGSHLKDGDFAGLCFLIGSYGMIALTRQEGKFYLVMHARDSVDSTIFGNLIDQEPAAEHSRVPVSAPVVKLKAYGNFENNLDECSFAYFDGTEWVEIGIAHKMIYKLDHFMGCRIGLFLYSTEMVGGTADFSSFEYRVIHPD, from the coding sequence ATGTATCCGAATCCAATTATTTGGGCCGATTACCCGGATCTTGACGTCATTCGTGTAGAGGACACATATTATATGGTCAGTACAACTATGCACATGATGCCGGGATGTGTCATTCTGCGTTCATATGATCTCATTCATTGGGAAGTAGCCACCTATGTATATGATAGGCTTGACGACACACCAGCCCAGCGGCTGGAGAATGGTCAGCACATTTATAGCAAAGGCATGTGGGCTGCATCCCTTCGTTATCATCAAGGGATGTTCTATGTGATCTTTGTCGCGAATGATACCCGAAAAACATACTTATACACATCCACCTCCATCTTGGGAGTATGGAAAAAGCAGATCGTAGAAGGTTTCTACCATGATTGCTCCTTATTTTTCGACGATGATGAACGGATATATCTCGTTTACGGTAATACCGAGATCTATCTGACCGAATTAAGCGCTGATCTGTCTGGGCCCAAACCTGGTGGATTGCATCGTTTGATCGTAAAAGACGAGCAGCCTTACCACCTTGGTTATGAAGGAGCACATTTCTACAAGATCAATGGTAAGTATATGGTGTTTCTGATTCATATCACGAAAGCTTCCGGGCGAAGAACACAGGCATTTTACATGGCTGACTCACTTGAAGGTGTCTTCACGGGTGGGGAAGTATTCAATGATGATATGGGTTATTTCAATTCAGGTATTGCTCAAGGCGGCATCGTGGATACGTCGGATGGGGACTGGTATGCAATGCTTTTTCAGGATCATGGGGCTGTTGGCCGCATTCCTGTTTTGGTTCCGCTACATTTTGATCAAAATACTCCGGTATTTGCAAGCAAAGCTCCGAAACAGATTGATATCCCAAGCACCAGACCTGAGCACCGTTATAACCCGTTGGTAGGCAGCGACCGTTTCAATTATGAAGCTGAAGAAGATGGAAGTGTACGCCTACGCGATTTTTGGCAATGGAATCATACACCTCATGATGAACTCTGGTCCGTTTCAGAGAAACCGGGAGTTTATCGTGTTCGTACTGGACAGATCAGCCCAAATCTGACGTTTGCCGTAAACACACTAACCCAGCGTTCCATGGGGCCCGCTTGCGAAGCAACGGTCACGCTGGATGGCAGTCATCTGAAGGATGGAGATTTTGCGGGACTGTGTTTCCTGATCGGTTCATACGGTATGATCGCTCTTACGAGACAGGAAGGTAAGTTTTACTTGGTCATGCATGCTAGAGATAGTGTAGATTCAACGATATTTGGTAATCTGATCGATCAGGAGCCTGCTGCTGAACATTCACGTGTTCCGGTATCAGCCCCCGTAGTTAAACTGAAAGCATACGGAAATTTTGAGAACAATCTGGATGAGTGCTCTTTTGCCTACTTCGATGGAACTGAATGGGTAGAGATAGGGATTGCCCATAAAATGATATATAAACTGGATCATTTTATGGGTTGCCGGATAGGGTTGTTCCTATATTCAACTGAAATGGTTGGAGGAACAGCTGATTTTTCGAGTTTCGAATATCGCGTGATTCATCCTGATTGA
- a CDS encoding ABC transporter substrate-binding protein, whose translation MRAVSKVLGACLVTSVVLVSAGCGNAAENSESNTSDPNSPITFSFFGADASPNWNKMQDAVGKKITEETGVSIDAEFDISSGGGNDRISLMAASGDYPDLIFPKGNLTRLVDAGAMVDLTELIEEHAPNLKKIYGEHFNRLKYSNDDPSIYWIPTNGAIDQVSFDATNGAAIQHRVVKELGYPEIKTLNDFENVLRDFYEKNPTTEDGQPTIPLTLSADGWRRMITVTDPAAMSTGGPGDGEYFIDPDTYEAVLHYKRPEEKEYFRWLNKMYNEGLLDKDSFVQKDDQYKSKIASGRVLSLLDPNWGFSDAENALKSAGKDDMTYGFYPVTLDDSFQRKDFQNIGFDGYGIGITVDCEDPVRAIKFLDWMSSEEGQVLRNWGVEGEQYNVEDGVRTIPADVQERKNKDNNTFTKETGVGLYYIFGAHYGDGVKDSTDNYYTTNYPEQIQQSYSDEEKEALKGYGITTWKDLFPSEEEFPVKEWGAAYNMPIPSDSGDYNVVYQKTQDIIQKRIAEAITSSPSAFEGIYDNMIAELDNAGAVGMEQQYTEWIKDRVRLWTGKEIN comes from the coding sequence ATGAGAGCCGTATCAAAAGTGCTAGGAGCTTGTCTCGTAACAAGTGTTGTGCTAGTTTCCGCTGGTTGCGGAAATGCTGCAGAGAATTCCGAATCAAATACCAGTGATCCCAACAGTCCGATTACATTTAGCTTTTTCGGCGCAGATGCAAGTCCCAACTGGAACAAAATGCAAGATGCTGTAGGGAAGAAAATTACGGAAGAAACCGGTGTAAGCATTGATGCAGAATTCGATATCTCGAGCGGAGGCGGCAACGACCGTATCTCCCTGATGGCTGCCAGTGGTGATTATCCCGACCTGATCTTCCCCAAAGGCAACTTAACCAGACTCGTTGATGCTGGTGCAATGGTTGATTTGACGGAGCTGATCGAAGAACATGCCCCCAATTTGAAAAAAATCTACGGTGAGCACTTCAATCGGTTGAAATACAGCAATGATGATCCTTCAATCTATTGGATTCCAACCAACGGTGCAATCGATCAAGTTAGCTTCGATGCCACGAACGGTGCGGCTATTCAACATCGTGTAGTCAAGGAACTCGGGTATCCTGAGATCAAAACCTTAAACGATTTCGAAAATGTGCTACGTGACTTTTACGAGAAGAATCCGACAACAGAAGATGGCCAACCTACAATTCCACTGACGCTTAGTGCAGATGGATGGCGGCGAATGATCACGGTTACCGATCCAGCTGCCATGTCTACGGGTGGCCCTGGAGATGGGGAGTATTTCATCGATCCTGACACTTACGAGGCTGTTCTCCATTACAAGCGGCCAGAGGAAAAGGAATATTTCCGGTGGTTGAACAAGATGTACAATGAAGGGTTGCTGGACAAAGACAGTTTTGTTCAAAAAGATGACCAGTACAAATCGAAAATCGCCAGCGGACGCGTGCTTTCTTTGCTTGATCCAAACTGGGGATTCAGTGATGCGGAAAATGCGCTGAAAAGTGCAGGGAAAGACGACATGACCTACGGATTCTATCCGGTAACACTGGATGACAGTTTTCAGCGCAAAGACTTCCAAAATATTGGTTTTGACGGTTATGGCATTGGCATAACGGTCGATTGTGAAGATCCTGTCCGGGCCATCAAATTTTTGGATTGGATGTCTTCCGAAGAAGGGCAAGTATTGAGAAACTGGGGCGTTGAAGGCGAGCAATATAACGTGGAAGACGGTGTTCGCACCATCCCGGCAGATGTACAGGAACGTAAAAACAAAGACAATAACACATTTACCAAAGAAACCGGCGTAGGTTTGTACTACATTTTTGGTGCTCATTACGGAGATGGTGTTAAAGATTCAACGGATAACTACTATACAACCAATTATCCCGAACAGATTCAGCAAAGTTATTCTGATGAGGAAAAAGAAGCTCTGAAAGGCTATGGCATCACGACCTGGAAGGACTTGTTCCCTTCCGAAGAGGAATTCCCGGTAAAAGAGTGGGGCGCGGCTTACAATATGCCGATTCCATCTGATAGCGGAGATTATAATGTGGTGTATCAGAAAACACAGGATATTATTCAGAAACGGATCGCCGAAGCGATTACATCCTCTCCGAGTGCTTTTGAAGGCATATATGACAATATGATTGCTGAACTTGATAATGCAGGTGCAGTAGGCATGGAACAGCAGTATACAGAGTGGATTAAAGATCGCGTTAGACTGTGGACTGGAAAAGAGATCAATTAA
- a CDS encoding AraC family transcriptional regulator produces the protein MSGSSECFYDPIQPEFLYLHRVTTYKLDTIYHRHNAYEIYLFLRGNVHFYVDNRCYHVQPGDLLVMSPEEMHRAFILDESEYERITINLKKTYLYQLSTPSTNLSSCFDHRPKGTGNIVHLDDYNLKQMLQWTNELEELLASDTYGTDIKINAAVAQLLLMINVWFHNNSFVPHDIMPELVRETMDYIEIHLHQDITLRKLAEEFYMNSTYISRQFKKHTGLTIRSYMLGRRIERAKFHLSEGMSITDACFQSGFSDYANFIRSFTKMVGISPGRYIKRRRDAMEALPRS, from the coding sequence ATGAGTGGATCCTCTGAGTGTTTCTATGACCCTATCCAGCCTGAATTCCTGTATCTACACCGCGTAACTACGTATAAGCTGGATACCATTTACCATCGCCATAATGCATATGAGATCTATCTGTTTCTTCGTGGCAACGTTCATTTCTATGTAGATAATCGATGCTATCATGTGCAGCCGGGGGATCTACTTGTGATGTCACCTGAGGAGATGCACCGAGCCTTTATTCTGGATGAATCTGAGTATGAACGAATAACCATCAATCTCAAAAAAACATATTTATATCAGTTGTCTACACCATCAACCAATTTATCATCATGTTTTGATCATCGCCCCAAAGGGACAGGCAACATCGTACATTTAGACGATTATAACTTGAAACAGATGCTGCAATGGACGAACGAACTGGAAGAATTGCTTGCTTCTGATACTTATGGCACCGACATCAAAATAAATGCAGCCGTAGCCCAATTATTACTCATGATTAACGTCTGGTTTCATAACAATTCCTTTGTTCCCCATGACATTATGCCTGAACTGGTTCGTGAAACCATGGATTATATTGAAATACATCTACATCAAGACATTACACTTCGCAAACTTGCCGAAGAGTTCTATATGAACAGCACCTACATTAGCCGCCAATTTAAGAAACATACCGGATTGACGATCCGGTCCTACATGTTGGGTCGCCGTATTGAACGGGCCAAATTCCACCTGTCTGAAGGAATGAGTATTACGGATGCGTGCTTTCAGTCGGGATTCAGTGACTATGCCAATTTTATTCGCAGTTTTACCAAAATGGTCGGCATCTCCCCGGGTAGATATATCAAACGACGGCGTGATGCGATGGAGGCATTACCAAGATCATGA
- a CDS encoding histidine kinase — MIKIPAKSWFNSIFARLIITYLVFVLPLILLGVYLYHWSYDNASQEISLSTERRLNQYVVELNRELEWMELQQFDIVEDRKLNRLAILWEMMDQVERRDTLNYLSERLATFKNSTAYIKNVHVHIPTVDKSISATQGIDDFDKSSYLYFSSGTEGKGTRFTVKEDTLNLSAVRLTGKREEAPLFVIQVELDTEHFQNELTRLNLYPESSTFLMEDKTGHAITDKQESSVILANYREHSVKGTLDGFRMKVGDTMYHVSQLHMDSLGISVATYLPEEIVTRPLSKFYHWAWLFAITSFVAITAYLYSSYKLIHIPLLLLVKRFKKMEGGVLDVPIAHNRKDEFGFLYTRFNQMIENLQSLIDRDFKKTMMMQRAELKQLQSQINPHFLYNSFFILNSLARTGETERIEQFTNMLGEYFRFITRNETDHVQLKEEVEHSRIYTDIQQLRFSRRIKVDFGTLPANMEHIHVPRLIIQPIIENAYEHSLEKNTDSGLLLIRFNLEGSHAEITVEDNGNELEEGHIHVLQQRMHKDGGTEEMTGLMNIHRRLVLTYGEGSGLFLSRSELQGLKVTIRIQWKEGENECIDF; from the coding sequence TTGATCAAGATCCCTGCTAAATCATGGTTTAACAGTATATTTGCACGCTTAATCATCACCTATCTCGTATTTGTGCTTCCCCTTATTCTTCTTGGCGTGTATCTATATCACTGGAGTTATGATAATGCAAGCCAGGAAATATCCTTGTCAACGGAGAGACGATTGAACCAATATGTCGTGGAATTGAACAGGGAGCTGGAATGGATGGAGTTACAGCAGTTTGATATCGTCGAGGATCGTAAACTGAATCGTCTGGCTATTCTCTGGGAGATGATGGATCAGGTTGAGCGTCGTGATACGTTGAATTATTTATCGGAACGCCTCGCTACGTTCAAAAACAGCACGGCTTACATCAAGAACGTTCATGTACATATCCCTACAGTCGACAAAAGTATATCCGCTACACAAGGCATCGACGATTTCGATAAAAGTTCGTATCTGTACTTCAGTTCAGGCACAGAAGGAAAAGGTACACGATTCACTGTGAAAGAGGACACCCTGAACTTGAGTGCAGTCCGGTTGACAGGCAAGAGAGAAGAAGCGCCGCTTTTTGTCATTCAAGTGGAACTGGATACCGAGCATTTTCAAAATGAACTCACGCGGCTTAATTTGTACCCGGAGAGTTCAACTTTTCTGATGGAGGACAAAACGGGACATGCCATCACAGATAAGCAAGAAAGTAGTGTTATTCTGGCGAATTACCGTGAGCACAGTGTAAAAGGTACACTTGATGGTTTTCGGATGAAAGTGGGGGACACCATGTATCATGTGAGTCAGTTGCATATGGACTCGCTGGGAATATCCGTAGCTACATATTTGCCTGAAGAAATTGTAACCAGACCACTTAGCAAGTTCTATCATTGGGCTTGGTTATTTGCCATTACATCATTTGTTGCGATCACGGCTTATCTCTATTCAAGCTACAAGCTGATCCACATTCCATTGTTATTGTTGGTGAAAAGGTTCAAAAAAATGGAGGGAGGCGTACTTGATGTTCCCATCGCGCACAATCGAAAGGACGAGTTTGGCTTCCTCTACACCCGGTTCAATCAGATGATTGAAAATCTTCAATCTCTGATCGATCGAGATTTCAAAAAAACAATGATGATGCAACGGGCCGAGTTGAAACAGCTACAATCCCAGATTAATCCTCATTTTCTGTACAATAGCTTCTTTATTCTAAATTCGCTTGCAAGAACAGGCGAAACAGAACGTATTGAGCAATTCACTAACATGCTTGGTGAGTATTTCAGGTTCATTACCCGGAATGAAACAGATCATGTCCAGTTGAAAGAGGAAGTGGAGCATTCACGAATCTATACGGATATCCAACAGTTGCGATTTTCCAGACGAATCAAGGTCGATTTCGGGACACTACCTGCTAATATGGAACATATTCACGTTCCGAGGCTCATCATTCAACCCATTATTGAGAACGCCTATGAACACAGCCTGGAAAAGAATACGGATTCCGGTCTTCTACTCATCCGATTCAATCTTGAAGGTTCGCATGCCGAGATCACGGTGGAGGACAACGGGAATGAGTTAGAGGAAGGACACATCCATGTTCTCCAACAACGTATGCATAAAGACGGAGGTACAGAAGAAATGACTGGCTTAATGAATATACACCGACGTCTGGTCCTGACGTATGGAGAAGGAAGTGGCCTTTTCCTATCCAGAAGTGAACTGCAGGGATTAAAAGTCACAATTCGAATCCAGTGGAAAGAGGGAGAAAACGAATGTATCGACTTTTAA
- a CDS encoding barstar family protein: MSIIQINGNDFHSKEELHQSLQNQLELDESYGGNLDALWDVLTGAVSMPLTFQWIGFEKSKEILGDYADQVMELLREVEAEIQGFTLELYY, from the coding sequence ATGAGCATCATTCAGATTAACGGAAACGATTTTCACAGCAAGGAAGAGCTTCATCAAAGTCTTCAAAACCAGCTTGAGTTAGATGAGAGCTATGGAGGCAATTTGGACGCACTATGGGATGTCTTGACTGGCGCTGTAAGCATGCCGCTTACTTTTCAATGGATCGGGTTCGAGAAGAGCAAAGAGATTCTTGGAGATTACGCTGACCAAGTCATGGAATTGTTGCGGGAAGTTGAAGCAGAGATCCAAGGATTCACGTTGGAACTATATTATTGA
- a CDS encoding glycoside hydrolase family 43 protein, which produces MNHNSTSHANVQKQDPSANLKSVRGEIGKLHPNGNPLMAHKFGADPYALVFNNRVYLYMTSDKLEYDQDGLPQKNSYSSINRITVISSDDLVNWTDHGEIRVAGPQGAATWASQSWAPAAAHRIIEGKDRFFLYFANNASGIGVLSAPTPVGPWVDPIGKALITRETSGVEEVTWLFDPAVFVDDDHQAYIYFGGGIPEGKAERPDTARVMRLGDDMISVVGKAKVIPAPYMFEDSGIHKYNNMYYYTYCSNFDEGDRLEGDPPPGEIAYMTSVQPMGPWTYQGTLLQNPGHFFDVGGNNHHAIFQLADQWYIAYHAQTLCQAMNIPEGYRSTHLNRVEHDETSGRIKKVQADYQGVDQIKWFDPYQQVTGSTIGWSSGVSTEQCLNSNETSAEMAASDSNVISAKLQSDSWIAISNVDFGSEGPTIFKALILNQATEGVLELRLDRSDGPLIGELIIPSATGSLHWVELTTEVTGAQGEHDLYIMFNGSTDSSTILLREWKFNRQNEV; this is translated from the coding sequence ATGAATCATAATTCTACATCACATGCTAATGTGCAAAAGCAAGACCCGTCAGCCAATCTGAAGAGTGTTAGAGGAGAGATTGGAAAGCTTCATCCCAACGGTAACCCTCTGATGGCCCACAAATTCGGAGCCGATCCCTATGCTTTGGTATTTAACAATCGAGTCTACTTATATATGACTAGCGATAAGCTGGAATATGATCAGGATGGTCTTCCTCAGAAAAACAGTTATAGTTCAATCAATCGGATTACGGTGATTTCTTCAGATGATTTGGTCAATTGGACGGATCATGGCGAGATTAGAGTTGCTGGACCTCAAGGTGCTGCGACATGGGCTTCGCAATCCTGGGCCCCGGCCGCTGCTCATCGAATTATTGAAGGTAAAGACCGCTTCTTTTTATATTTCGCAAATAATGCCAGTGGAATCGGTGTATTGTCCGCACCAACACCTGTAGGTCCATGGGTAGATCCTATAGGAAAAGCACTCATTACAAGAGAGACTTCGGGAGTAGAAGAAGTGACCTGGTTATTCGATCCTGCTGTGTTCGTAGATGACGATCACCAAGCCTACATATACTTCGGTGGTGGTATTCCAGAGGGGAAGGCCGAGAGACCGGACACGGCAAGAGTGATGCGATTGGGAGATGATATGATCAGCGTTGTTGGCAAAGCAAAGGTCATCCCGGCGCCATATATGTTTGAGGATTCAGGAATACATAAATATAATAATATGTACTACTATACGTATTGCTCCAATTTTGACGAGGGTGATCGGCTAGAGGGAGATCCACCACCCGGTGAAATCGCATATATGACTAGCGTTCAGCCAATGGGACCATGGACATATCAGGGAACGTTGCTTCAGAATCCGGGTCACTTTTTTGATGTTGGCGGCAACAACCATCATGCTATATTCCAACTGGCGGATCAGTGGTACATTGCCTACCATGCCCAGACGTTGTGCCAAGCCATGAATATACCGGAAGGTTACCGCTCAACGCATCTCAATCGAGTGGAACATGACGAAACCTCTGGTCGGATCAAGAAGGTGCAAGCAGATTATCAGGGCGTAGATCAGATCAAGTGGTTCGATCCCTATCAACAGGTGACTGGTTCGACGATTGGGTGGAGTAGCGGCGTATCAACAGAGCAATGTCTTAACTCGAATGAGACGTCTGCTGAGATGGCAGCATCAGATTCGAATGTGATTTCTGCTAAGTTGCAAAGTGACAGTTGGATCGCTATATCGAACGTCGACTTTGGTAGTGAGGGACCTACAATCTTCAAAGCCCTTATTTTGAATCAAGCAACCGAAGGTGTGTTAGAGCTTCGGCTTGATCGTTCAGACGGACCGTTAATTGGAGAGCTGATTATCCCTTCCGCGACCGGATCACTTCACTGGGTGGAGCTAACAACTGAAGTTACGGGTGCGCAAGGTGAGCATGACTTGTATATTATGTTTAATGGTTCAACAGACAGCTCGACCATCCTATTACGAGAATGGAAGTTTAATAGACAAAATGAGGTGTAA
- a CDS encoding ribonuclease domain-containing protein, protein MFFKKFAYTLLIIIAALLFSGCTSQSLLDLGSPQVSEDMGFDEVADYISEHNELPPNYITKKEARDLGWEPSEGNLHEVAPGKSIGGDVFRNREGLLPNKKGRIWYEADINYSGGRRGSDRILYSNDGLIYQTTDHYKSFEQLK, encoded by the coding sequence ATGTTTTTCAAAAAATTCGCTTACACACTATTGATCATCATCGCCGCATTATTGTTCTCGGGCTGTACTTCACAGTCACTGCTTGATCTCGGCTCACCTCAAGTTTCGGAGGATATGGGATTTGATGAGGTTGCCGACTATATCTCTGAGCACAATGAACTCCCGCCAAATTACATTACCAAGAAAGAGGCCAGGGATCTGGGATGGGAACCAAGTGAAGGGAACCTGCATGAAGTGGCTCCAGGCAAAAGCATCGGCGGTGACGTATTCAGAAACCGGGAAGGATTACTCCCCAACAAAAAAGGCCGTATCTGGTACGAAGCCGATATAAATTACTCAGGAGGTCGGCGCGGAAGCGATCGAATTCTATACTCGAATGATGGTCTAATCTACCAGACGACAGATCATTATAAGTCATTTGAACAGTTAAAATAA
- a CDS encoding extracellular solute-binding protein, whose protein sequence is MYKRCLDITRWTFILFLAVSIPAGHTEGNSKQYHPQPDGQQIQLPSTIERYSPPIEVSFVRETGDDLERMINQLPGETMLDNRWTRLYEKELGIQIHYDWIANGDVYSQKLGVSLAAGRFPDMVKVNPYQLRQLSNAGMIEDLTDVYQEYASPLTKRILEAEGRGAFDAATIDGKLMAIPESSSSIETAQYLWIRTDWLEHLGLRPPETLEDVLQISKAFTQRDPDGNGEQNTYGLALTNHLWDPVMGAAGFMSGYGAFPNIWVKDAEGNLTYGGIQPEVREALQVLQTMYLEGQFDPDFGYKSGSKAFRMVQDGRIGMLYGEQWTSFMLQTTRATDTDVEWQAYPIAAKSGRDLKVPLRSNTGQYFAVKKGFSNPEVVVKLMNLHLETNWGDEAEYETYYNDDSRAVWMLSPVTPFPGNKNIDAYKQIRDARSTGDFSVLQNEALAIHKRIAAYESEGVDSGWGWKQTYGPSGAFSIADSYEKNGQLLYDEFTGGITDTMVDRQIILRDLQLEAYMNIILGKPIDEFDRFVENWRKLGGDQITSEVNAWYTTNKPKEH, encoded by the coding sequence ATGTATAAGAGATGTCTGGACATAACAAGATGGACCTTCATTCTGTTTCTTGCTGTGTCCATACCAGCAGGTCATACCGAAGGGAACTCCAAACAATATCATCCGCAGCCAGATGGGCAGCAGATTCAACTTCCCTCTACGATTGAGAGGTATTCTCCTCCCATAGAGGTCTCTTTTGTCAGGGAAACTGGAGATGACCTTGAGCGAATGATTAACCAGTTGCCTGGTGAGACGATGCTGGATAATCGTTGGACTCGTTTGTACGAGAAAGAACTAGGTATTCAAATTCATTATGACTGGATTGCGAACGGGGATGTGTACAGTCAGAAGCTGGGTGTATCCCTCGCTGCAGGACGTTTCCCGGATATGGTCAAAGTGAATCCATATCAACTTAGACAACTAAGCAATGCTGGAATGATCGAAGATTTAACCGATGTGTACCAAGAGTACGCTTCCCCACTAACAAAGCGTATTTTGGAGGCGGAGGGAAGAGGAGCATTCGACGCGGCAACCATTGACGGCAAACTTATGGCGATTCCCGAATCATCTTCCTCCATTGAGACTGCGCAGTACCTGTGGATTAGAACCGATTGGTTGGAGCATCTGGGGCTACGGCCGCCTGAAACGCTGGAAGATGTGCTTCAAATATCGAAAGCGTTTACACAGAGAGATCCCGACGGGAACGGAGAGCAGAATACGTACGGACTGGCTCTAACGAATCATTTATGGGATCCCGTTATGGGAGCTGCTGGATTCATGTCCGGATATGGTGCCTTCCCTAATATATGGGTCAAAGATGCAGAAGGAAACCTCACTTATGGAGGCATACAGCCTGAAGTTCGCGAGGCGCTGCAAGTATTGCAAACGATGTATCTCGAAGGCCAATTTGATCCAGATTTTGGTTACAAAAGTGGCAGCAAGGCGTTTCGTATGGTTCAGGATGGGAGAATAGGGATGCTCTACGGCGAACAGTGGACATCCTTTATGCTTCAGACTACACGGGCTACAGATACAGATGTAGAATGGCAGGCATATCCAATTGCTGCGAAGTCAGGCAGAGACCTGAAGGTACCTCTCCGTTCTAACACAGGGCAATACTTTGCTGTAAAAAAAGGGTTCTCTAACCCGGAAGTTGTCGTTAAGCTCATGAATCTGCATCTCGAAACGAACTGGGGGGATGAGGCAGAGTACGAAACCTATTACAATGATGATTCCCGAGCCGTGTGGATGCTCTCACCGGTTACGCCTTTTCCCGGTAATAAAAATATAGATGCCTACAAACAAATCCGTGATGCCAGAAGCACAGGAGACTTCTCTGTTCTCCAGAATGAAGCTCTCGCCATTCACAAACGAATTGCAGCCTATGAATCGGAAGGTGTGGATAGCGGCTGGGGTTGGAAACAAACCTATGGACCTTCGGGTGCCTTTAGCATTGCAGATTCATATGAGAAAAACGGCCAACTTCTCTATGATGAGTTCACGGGCGGTATTACGGACACGATGGTTGATCGACAGATTATTCTTCGGGATCTTCAGCTTGAAGCTTATATGAACATTATTCTCGGTAAGCCAATAGATGAGTTTGATCGATTTGTAGAGAACTGGCGCAAGCTGGGTGGAGATCAGATTACATCGGAAGTTAACGCGTGGTATACAACCAACAAGCCAAAAGAGCACTAA